The proteins below come from a single Procambarus clarkii isolate CNS0578487 chromosome 54, FALCON_Pclarkii_2.0, whole genome shotgun sequence genomic window:
- the LOC123771282 gene encoding uncharacterized protein, producing MAVFALLFLGCIAQIQGQAYQPYGTHAPLPVVTPTTTTVTTETTLTHTLRETTTSDVWVTEQTAITLTVTQTTTQWEFVPQQPQTVTSVIRVTSTPVVLVTATVGVYPVSTMVSVYSQFVTTTDTVKYWQTITHVAVTHEIQTVPVVSTQELVQDIVTTITQIVTTTVTSTTARYYA from the exons ATGGCAGTATTTGCTCTACTCTTCCTCGGTTGTATCGCCCAG ATCCAGGGTCAGGCGTACCAACCATACGGCACCCACGCGCCCCTGCCAGTggtcacccccacaaccaccaccgtcacaactgAG ACtaccctgacccacactctgcgggAGACTacaacctctgacgtctgggttaCTGAGCAGACAGCGATCACCCTGACAGTCACCCAGACAACCACCCAATGGGAGTTTGTTCCCCAGCAGCCACAGACGGTGACCTCTGTGATAAGGGTCACCTCCACACCGGTAGTGTTGGTGACGGCTACAGTGGGGGTCTACCCAGTGAGCACAATGGTCTCCGTCTACAGTCAGTTCGTCACCACAACAGACACTGTTAAATACTGGCAGACCATCACCCACGTGGCTGTCACTCACGAG ATCCAGACGGTCCCTGTGGTATCTACACAAGAACTCGTGCAGGATATAGTAACTACCATCACCCAAATAGTAACTACTACGGTTACCTCCACCACCGCCAGATACTATGCTTAA